From a single Brassica napus cultivar Da-Ae chromosome C9, Da-Ae, whole genome shotgun sequence genomic region:
- the LOC125574910 gene encoding uncharacterized protein At5g39865-like, whose protein sequence is MADKTKSSSSFFNRSLTIHSHRTTDSTAKSHSLNPSLNRTTSITKFYNPVETSLKGKVKNLCRLFEGSKSSAKPTDPPQKHKSNKSVLSESRLSPFLSLNNSVIRLPGTEDRIVVYFTSLRGIRRTYEDCYSVRMIFRGFRVWIDERDVSMDSAYKKELQIAMGEKSSVSLPQVFIMGKHVGGADVVKSLFEIGELAKILKLFPVREPGFVCRCCGDARFIPCSNCSGSKKLYDEDEDRHKRCPECNENGLIRCPDCSS, encoded by the coding sequence ATGGCAGATAAGACGAAATCGTCCTCCTCCTTCTTCAACAGGTCGCTTACAATTCACAGCCACAGAACAACGGATTCAACCGCCAAATCACACAGCCTCAATCCTTCTCTCAACCGAACCACCTCCATAACCAAATTCTACAACCCCGTCGAAACCTCTCTCAAAGGAAAAGTCAAGAACCTCTGCAGACTATTCGAAGGCTCCAAATCCTCCGCCAAACCAACAGATCCTCCTCAGAAGCATAAATCAAACAAATCGGTTCTATCCGAATCGCGGTTATCCCCGTTTCTGAGCTTAAACAACTCCGTGATCCGTCTCCCCGGGACGGAGGACAGGATCGTGGTGTATTTCACCAGCTTGAGAGGGATCAGGCGGACGTACGAGGATTGCTACTCCGTGAGGATGATCTTcagagggtttagggtttggatcgACGAGCGCGACGTTTCGATGGACTCTGCTTACAAGAAGGAGCTTCAGATCGCGATGGGGGAGAAGAGTAGCGTGTCGCTGCCTCAGGTTTTTATAATGGGGAAGCATGTTGGTGGTGCTGACGTGGTCAAGAGTTTGTTTGAGATCGGTGAGCTAGCTAAGATCCTTAAGCTGTTTCCCGTGAGGGAGCCGGGGTTTGTGTGTCGTTGTTGTGGGGACGCTAGGTTCATTCCGTGTTCGAATTGTAGTGGGAGTAAGAAACTGTATGATGAGGATGAAGATAGGCACAAGAGGTGTCCCGAGTGTAATGAGAATGGGTTGATACGGTGTCCTGATTGCTCCTCTTGA